In a single window of the Rhineura floridana isolate rRhiFlo1 chromosome 3, rRhiFlo1.hap2, whole genome shotgun sequence genome:
- the PFKFB4 gene encoding 6-phosphofructo-2-kinase/fructose-2,6-bisphosphatase 4 isoform X1: MAASPARELTQNPLQKIWVPYNNGLPAKHSAQRGVCMTNCPTLIVMVGLPARGKTYISKKLTRYLNWIGVPTKEFNVGQYRRDLVKTYKSFEFFLPDNEEGLKIRKQCALAALKDVRRYLGEENGHVAVFDATNTTRERRETIFKFGEENGYKTFFVESVCVDPEVIAANIVQVKLGSPDYVDCGSDEAAEDFMKRIECYKNSYETLDENLDKDLSYIKIMDVGRSYLVNRVMDHIQSRIVYYLMNIHVTPRSIYLCRHGESELNLKGRIGGDTGLSRRGKEFAKSLAQFINEQNIKDLKVWTSQMKRTIQTAEALGVPYEQWKVLNEIDAGVCEEMTYEEIQENYPLEFALRDQDKYRYRYPKGESYEDLVQRLEPVIMELERQENVLVICHQAVMRCLLAYFLDKPAEQLPYLKCPLHTVLKLTPVAYGCKVESIFLNVEAVNTHRDKPQNVDISRPPEEALVTVPAHQ; this comes from the exons taTGTATGACCAACTGCCCGACACTGATTGTCATGGTTGGCCTCCCAGCAAGAGGGAAAACCTACATTTCAAAGAAACTGACACGCTACTTAAACTGGATTGGAGTGCCTACAAAAG AATTTAATGTTGGACAGTATCGTCGAGACTTAGTAAAAACATACAAGTCTTTTGAGTTTTTCCTGCCAGACAACGAGGAAGGCCTGAAAATCCGCAA ACAATGTGCCTTGGCAGCACTGAAGGATGTTCGGCGATATCTTGGTGAAGAAAATGGACATGTGGCA GTTTTTGATGCCACTAACACTACAAGAGAACGTAGAGAAACCATCTTTAAATTTGGTGAGGAAAATGGGTACAAG ACTTTTTTTGTAGAGTCAGTATGTGTTGATCCAGAGGTCATTGCTGCAAATATTGTG cAAGTGAAGCTGGGCAGTCCTGACTATGTTGACTGTGGCAGTGATGAAGCTGCAGAAGATTTCATGAAAAGAATTGAGTGTTACAAGAATTCGTATGAGACACTAGATGAAAATCTGGACAA GGATCTTTCTTATATTAAAATAATGGATGTTGGGCGGAGTTATCTTGTGAACCGAGTAATGGACCATATTCAGAGTCGGATTGTTTACTACCTCATGAATATCCACGTAACTCCTCGTTCCATCTACCTCTGTCGCCATGGTGAAAGTGAACTAAATCTAAAGGGAAGAATAGGAGGAGACACAGGGCTGTCTCGTAGGGGGAAAGAG TTTGCCAAAAGTTTGGCACAGTTCATTAATGAGCAAAACATCAAAGATCTGAAAGTATGGACAAGCCAGATGAAAAGGACCATTCAGACTGCAGAGGCTTTGGGAGTGCCTTATGAACAGTGGAAAGTTTTGAACGAAATAGACGCG GGAGTCTGTGAAGAAATGACATATGAAGAAATTCAGGAAAACTATCCATTGGAATTTGCTTTGAGAGACCAGGACAAATACAGATATAGATATCCTAAGGGGGAG tCTTACGAAGATCTTGTTCAGAGGTTGGAACCAGTAATTATGGAGCTGGAAAGACAGGAAAATGTGCTTGTAATCTGTCACCAAGCTGTTATGCGCTGTCTGCTTGCTTACTTTTTGGACAAGCCTGCAG AGCAACTACCTTATCTCAAGTGCCCACTTCATACTGTCTTAAAGCTAACCCCAGTGGCTTATG GTTGCAAGGTGGAATCTATATTTCTGAATGTTGAAGCTGTAAATACGCACAGAGACAAACCACAG AATGTAGACATTTCAAGACCTCCCGAGGAAGCCCTTGTAACTGTCCCTGCTCACCAGTGA
- the PFKFB4 gene encoding 6-phosphofructo-2-kinase/fructose-2,6-bisphosphatase 4 isoform X6: MTNCPTLIVMVGLPARGKTYISKKLTRYLNWIGVPTKEFNVGQYRRDLVKTYKSFEFFLPDNEEGLKIRKQCALAALKDVRRYLGEENGHVAVFDATNTTRERRETIFKFGEENGYKTFFVESVCVDPEVIAANIVQVKLGSPDYVDCGSDEAAEDFMKRIECYKNSYETLDENLDKDLSYIKIMDVGRSYLVNRVMDHIQSRIVYYLMNIHVTPRSIYLCRHGESELNLKGRIGGDTGLSRRGKEFAKSLAQFINEQNIKDLKVWTSQMKRTIQTAEALGVPYEQWKVLNEIDAGVCEEMTYEEIQENYPLEFALRDQDKYRYRYPKGESYEDLVQRLEPVIMELERQENVLVICHQAVMRCLLAYFLDKPAEQLPYLKCPLHTVLKLTPVAYGCKVESIFLNVEAVNTHRDKPQNVDISRPPEEALVTVPAHQ; the protein is encoded by the exons ATGACCAACTGCCCGACACTGATTGTCATGGTTGGCCTCCCAGCAAGAGGGAAAACCTACATTTCAAAGAAACTGACACGCTACTTAAACTGGATTGGAGTGCCTACAAAAG AATTTAATGTTGGACAGTATCGTCGAGACTTAGTAAAAACATACAAGTCTTTTGAGTTTTTCCTGCCAGACAACGAGGAAGGCCTGAAAATCCGCAA ACAATGTGCCTTGGCAGCACTGAAGGATGTTCGGCGATATCTTGGTGAAGAAAATGGACATGTGGCA GTTTTTGATGCCACTAACACTACAAGAGAACGTAGAGAAACCATCTTTAAATTTGGTGAGGAAAATGGGTACAAG ACTTTTTTTGTAGAGTCAGTATGTGTTGATCCAGAGGTCATTGCTGCAAATATTGTG cAAGTGAAGCTGGGCAGTCCTGACTATGTTGACTGTGGCAGTGATGAAGCTGCAGAAGATTTCATGAAAAGAATTGAGTGTTACAAGAATTCGTATGAGACACTAGATGAAAATCTGGACAA GGATCTTTCTTATATTAAAATAATGGATGTTGGGCGGAGTTATCTTGTGAACCGAGTAATGGACCATATTCAGAGTCGGATTGTTTACTACCTCATGAATATCCACGTAACTCCTCGTTCCATCTACCTCTGTCGCCATGGTGAAAGTGAACTAAATCTAAAGGGAAGAATAGGAGGAGACACAGGGCTGTCTCGTAGGGGGAAAGAG TTTGCCAAAAGTTTGGCACAGTTCATTAATGAGCAAAACATCAAAGATCTGAAAGTATGGACAAGCCAGATGAAAAGGACCATTCAGACTGCAGAGGCTTTGGGAGTGCCTTATGAACAGTGGAAAGTTTTGAACGAAATAGACGCG GGAGTCTGTGAAGAAATGACATATGAAGAAATTCAGGAAAACTATCCATTGGAATTTGCTTTGAGAGACCAGGACAAATACAGATATAGATATCCTAAGGGGGAG tCTTACGAAGATCTTGTTCAGAGGTTGGAACCAGTAATTATGGAGCTGGAAAGACAGGAAAATGTGCTTGTAATCTGTCACCAAGCTGTTATGCGCTGTCTGCTTGCTTACTTTTTGGACAAGCCTGCAG AGCAACTACCTTATCTCAAGTGCCCACTTCATACTGTCTTAAAGCTAACCCCAGTGGCTTATG GTTGCAAGGTGGAATCTATATTTCTGAATGTTGAAGCTGTAAATACGCACAGAGACAAACCACAG AATGTAGACATTTCAAGACCTCCCGAGGAAGCCCTTGTAACTGTCCCTGCTCACCAGTGA
- the PFKFB4 gene encoding 6-phosphofructo-2-kinase/fructose-2,6-bisphosphatase 4 isoform X5, with protein sequence MAASPARELTQNPLQKIWVPYNNGLPAKHSAQRGVCMTNCPTLIVMVGLPARGKTYISKKLTRYLNWIGVPTKEFNVGQYRRDLVKTYKSFEFFLPDNEEGLKIRKQCALAALKDVRRYLGEENGHVAVFDATNTTRERRETIFKFGEENGYKTFFVESVCVDPEVIAANIVQVKLGSPDYVDCGSDEAAEDFMKRIECYKNSYETLDENLDKDLSYIKIMDVGRSYLVNRVMDHIQSRIVYYLMNIHVTPRSIYLCRHGESELNLKGRIGGDTGLSRRGKEFAKSLAQFINEQNIKDLKVWTSQMKRTIQTAEALGVPYEQWKVLNEIDAGVCEEMTYEEIQENYPLEFALRDQDKYRYRYPKGESYEDLVQRLEPVIMELERQENVLVICHQAVMRCLLAYFLDKPAGRATTLSQVPTSYCLKANPSGLWLQGGIYISEC encoded by the exons taTGTATGACCAACTGCCCGACACTGATTGTCATGGTTGGCCTCCCAGCAAGAGGGAAAACCTACATTTCAAAGAAACTGACACGCTACTTAAACTGGATTGGAGTGCCTACAAAAG AATTTAATGTTGGACAGTATCGTCGAGACTTAGTAAAAACATACAAGTCTTTTGAGTTTTTCCTGCCAGACAACGAGGAAGGCCTGAAAATCCGCAA ACAATGTGCCTTGGCAGCACTGAAGGATGTTCGGCGATATCTTGGTGAAGAAAATGGACATGTGGCA GTTTTTGATGCCACTAACACTACAAGAGAACGTAGAGAAACCATCTTTAAATTTGGTGAGGAAAATGGGTACAAG ACTTTTTTTGTAGAGTCAGTATGTGTTGATCCAGAGGTCATTGCTGCAAATATTGTG cAAGTGAAGCTGGGCAGTCCTGACTATGTTGACTGTGGCAGTGATGAAGCTGCAGAAGATTTCATGAAAAGAATTGAGTGTTACAAGAATTCGTATGAGACACTAGATGAAAATCTGGACAA GGATCTTTCTTATATTAAAATAATGGATGTTGGGCGGAGTTATCTTGTGAACCGAGTAATGGACCATATTCAGAGTCGGATTGTTTACTACCTCATGAATATCCACGTAACTCCTCGTTCCATCTACCTCTGTCGCCATGGTGAAAGTGAACTAAATCTAAAGGGAAGAATAGGAGGAGACACAGGGCTGTCTCGTAGGGGGAAAGAG TTTGCCAAAAGTTTGGCACAGTTCATTAATGAGCAAAACATCAAAGATCTGAAAGTATGGACAAGCCAGATGAAAAGGACCATTCAGACTGCAGAGGCTTTGGGAGTGCCTTATGAACAGTGGAAAGTTTTGAACGAAATAGACGCG GGAGTCTGTGAAGAAATGACATATGAAGAAATTCAGGAAAACTATCCATTGGAATTTGCTTTGAGAGACCAGGACAAATACAGATATAGATATCCTAAGGGGGAG tCTTACGAAGATCTTGTTCAGAGGTTGGAACCAGTAATTATGGAGCTGGAAAGACAGGAAAATGTGCTTGTAATCTGTCACCAAGCTGTTATGCGCTGTCTGCTTGCTTACTTTTTGGACAAGCCTGCAGGTAG AGCAACTACCTTATCTCAAGTGCCCACTTCATACTGTCTTAAAGCTAACCCCAGTGGCTTATG GTTGCAAGGTGGAATCTATATTTCTGAATGTTGA
- the PFKFB4 gene encoding 6-phosphofructo-2-kinase/fructose-2,6-bisphosphatase 4 isoform X3 has protein sequence MSVSRCCSVGGGGGRPKRSVQGRDRRVCMTNCPTLIVMVGLPARGKTYISKKLTRYLNWIGVPTKEFNVGQYRRDLVKTYKSFEFFLPDNEEGLKIRKQCALAALKDVRRYLGEENGHVAVFDATNTTRERRETIFKFGEENGYKTFFVESVCVDPEVIAANIVQVKLGSPDYVDCGSDEAAEDFMKRIECYKNSYETLDENLDKDLSYIKIMDVGRSYLVNRVMDHIQSRIVYYLMNIHVTPRSIYLCRHGESELNLKGRIGGDTGLSRRGKEFAKSLAQFINEQNIKDLKVWTSQMKRTIQTAEALGVPYEQWKVLNEIDAGVCEEMTYEEIQENYPLEFALRDQDKYRYRYPKGESYEDLVQRLEPVIMELERQENVLVICHQAVMRCLLAYFLDKPAEQLPYLKCPLHTVLKLTPVAYGCKVESIFLNVEAVNTHRDKPQNVDISRPPEEALVTVPAHQ, from the exons taTGTATGACCAACTGCCCGACACTGATTGTCATGGTTGGCCTCCCAGCAAGAGGGAAAACCTACATTTCAAAGAAACTGACACGCTACTTAAACTGGATTGGAGTGCCTACAAAAG AATTTAATGTTGGACAGTATCGTCGAGACTTAGTAAAAACATACAAGTCTTTTGAGTTTTTCCTGCCAGACAACGAGGAAGGCCTGAAAATCCGCAA ACAATGTGCCTTGGCAGCACTGAAGGATGTTCGGCGATATCTTGGTGAAGAAAATGGACATGTGGCA GTTTTTGATGCCACTAACACTACAAGAGAACGTAGAGAAACCATCTTTAAATTTGGTGAGGAAAATGGGTACAAG ACTTTTTTTGTAGAGTCAGTATGTGTTGATCCAGAGGTCATTGCTGCAAATATTGTG cAAGTGAAGCTGGGCAGTCCTGACTATGTTGACTGTGGCAGTGATGAAGCTGCAGAAGATTTCATGAAAAGAATTGAGTGTTACAAGAATTCGTATGAGACACTAGATGAAAATCTGGACAA GGATCTTTCTTATATTAAAATAATGGATGTTGGGCGGAGTTATCTTGTGAACCGAGTAATGGACCATATTCAGAGTCGGATTGTTTACTACCTCATGAATATCCACGTAACTCCTCGTTCCATCTACCTCTGTCGCCATGGTGAAAGTGAACTAAATCTAAAGGGAAGAATAGGAGGAGACACAGGGCTGTCTCGTAGGGGGAAAGAG TTTGCCAAAAGTTTGGCACAGTTCATTAATGAGCAAAACATCAAAGATCTGAAAGTATGGACAAGCCAGATGAAAAGGACCATTCAGACTGCAGAGGCTTTGGGAGTGCCTTATGAACAGTGGAAAGTTTTGAACGAAATAGACGCG GGAGTCTGTGAAGAAATGACATATGAAGAAATTCAGGAAAACTATCCATTGGAATTTGCTTTGAGAGACCAGGACAAATACAGATATAGATATCCTAAGGGGGAG tCTTACGAAGATCTTGTTCAGAGGTTGGAACCAGTAATTATGGAGCTGGAAAGACAGGAAAATGTGCTTGTAATCTGTCACCAAGCTGTTATGCGCTGTCTGCTTGCTTACTTTTTGGACAAGCCTGCAG AGCAACTACCTTATCTCAAGTGCCCACTTCATACTGTCTTAAAGCTAACCCCAGTGGCTTATG GTTGCAAGGTGGAATCTATATTTCTGAATGTTGAAGCTGTAAATACGCACAGAGACAAACCACAG AATGTAGACATTTCAAGACCTCCCGAGGAAGCCCTTGTAACTGTCCCTGCTCACCAGTGA
- the PFKFB4 gene encoding 6-phosphofructo-2-kinase/fructose-2,6-bisphosphatase 4 isoform X4, whose amino-acid sequence MEVEIQIIWRLPVCMTNCPTLIVMVGLPARGKTYISKKLTRYLNWIGVPTKEFNVGQYRRDLVKTYKSFEFFLPDNEEGLKIRKQCALAALKDVRRYLGEENGHVAVFDATNTTRERRETIFKFGEENGYKTFFVESVCVDPEVIAANIVQVKLGSPDYVDCGSDEAAEDFMKRIECYKNSYETLDENLDKDLSYIKIMDVGRSYLVNRVMDHIQSRIVYYLMNIHVTPRSIYLCRHGESELNLKGRIGGDTGLSRRGKEFAKSLAQFINEQNIKDLKVWTSQMKRTIQTAEALGVPYEQWKVLNEIDAGVCEEMTYEEIQENYPLEFALRDQDKYRYRYPKGESYEDLVQRLEPVIMELERQENVLVICHQAVMRCLLAYFLDKPAEQLPYLKCPLHTVLKLTPVAYGCKVESIFLNVEAVNTHRDKPQNVDISRPPEEALVTVPAHQ is encoded by the exons taTGTATGACCAACTGCCCGACACTGATTGTCATGGTTGGCCTCCCAGCAAGAGGGAAAACCTACATTTCAAAGAAACTGACACGCTACTTAAACTGGATTGGAGTGCCTACAAAAG AATTTAATGTTGGACAGTATCGTCGAGACTTAGTAAAAACATACAAGTCTTTTGAGTTTTTCCTGCCAGACAACGAGGAAGGCCTGAAAATCCGCAA ACAATGTGCCTTGGCAGCACTGAAGGATGTTCGGCGATATCTTGGTGAAGAAAATGGACATGTGGCA GTTTTTGATGCCACTAACACTACAAGAGAACGTAGAGAAACCATCTTTAAATTTGGTGAGGAAAATGGGTACAAG ACTTTTTTTGTAGAGTCAGTATGTGTTGATCCAGAGGTCATTGCTGCAAATATTGTG cAAGTGAAGCTGGGCAGTCCTGACTATGTTGACTGTGGCAGTGATGAAGCTGCAGAAGATTTCATGAAAAGAATTGAGTGTTACAAGAATTCGTATGAGACACTAGATGAAAATCTGGACAA GGATCTTTCTTATATTAAAATAATGGATGTTGGGCGGAGTTATCTTGTGAACCGAGTAATGGACCATATTCAGAGTCGGATTGTTTACTACCTCATGAATATCCACGTAACTCCTCGTTCCATCTACCTCTGTCGCCATGGTGAAAGTGAACTAAATCTAAAGGGAAGAATAGGAGGAGACACAGGGCTGTCTCGTAGGGGGAAAGAG TTTGCCAAAAGTTTGGCACAGTTCATTAATGAGCAAAACATCAAAGATCTGAAAGTATGGACAAGCCAGATGAAAAGGACCATTCAGACTGCAGAGGCTTTGGGAGTGCCTTATGAACAGTGGAAAGTTTTGAACGAAATAGACGCG GGAGTCTGTGAAGAAATGACATATGAAGAAATTCAGGAAAACTATCCATTGGAATTTGCTTTGAGAGACCAGGACAAATACAGATATAGATATCCTAAGGGGGAG tCTTACGAAGATCTTGTTCAGAGGTTGGAACCAGTAATTATGGAGCTGGAAAGACAGGAAAATGTGCTTGTAATCTGTCACCAAGCTGTTATGCGCTGTCTGCTTGCTTACTTTTTGGACAAGCCTGCAG AGCAACTACCTTATCTCAAGTGCCCACTTCATACTGTCTTAAAGCTAACCCCAGTGGCTTATG GTTGCAAGGTGGAATCTATATTTCTGAATGTTGAAGCTGTAAATACGCACAGAGACAAACCACAG AATGTAGACATTTCAAGACCTCCCGAGGAAGCCCTTGTAACTGTCCCTGCTCACCAGTGA
- the PFKFB4 gene encoding 6-phosphofructo-2-kinase/fructose-2,6-bisphosphatase 4 isoform X2, with amino-acid sequence MAASPARELTQNPLQKIWVPYNNGLPAKHSAQRGVCMTNCPTLIVMVGLPARGKTYISKKLTRYLNWIGVPTKEFNVGQYRRDLVKTYKSFEFFLPDNEEGLKIRKQCALAALKDVRRYLGEENGHVAVFDATNTTRERRETIFKFGEENGYKTFFVESVCVDPEVIAANIVQVKLGSPDYVDCGSDEAAEDFMKRIECYKNSYETLDENLDKDLSYIKIMDVGRSYLVNRVMDHIQSRIVYYLMNIHVTPRSIYLCRHGESELNLKGRIGGDTGLSRRGKEFAKSLAQFINEQNIKDLKVWTSQMKRTIQTAEALGVPYEQWKVLNEIDAGVCEEMTYEEIQENYPLEFALRDQDKYRYRYPKGESYEDLVQRLEPVIMELERQENVLVICHQAVMRCLLAYFLDKPAEQLPYLKCPLHTVLKLTPVAYGCKVESIFLNVEAVNTHRDKPQNVCVSRSREEALRTVPNHL; translated from the exons taTGTATGACCAACTGCCCGACACTGATTGTCATGGTTGGCCTCCCAGCAAGAGGGAAAACCTACATTTCAAAGAAACTGACACGCTACTTAAACTGGATTGGAGTGCCTACAAAAG AATTTAATGTTGGACAGTATCGTCGAGACTTAGTAAAAACATACAAGTCTTTTGAGTTTTTCCTGCCAGACAACGAGGAAGGCCTGAAAATCCGCAA ACAATGTGCCTTGGCAGCACTGAAGGATGTTCGGCGATATCTTGGTGAAGAAAATGGACATGTGGCA GTTTTTGATGCCACTAACACTACAAGAGAACGTAGAGAAACCATCTTTAAATTTGGTGAGGAAAATGGGTACAAG ACTTTTTTTGTAGAGTCAGTATGTGTTGATCCAGAGGTCATTGCTGCAAATATTGTG cAAGTGAAGCTGGGCAGTCCTGACTATGTTGACTGTGGCAGTGATGAAGCTGCAGAAGATTTCATGAAAAGAATTGAGTGTTACAAGAATTCGTATGAGACACTAGATGAAAATCTGGACAA GGATCTTTCTTATATTAAAATAATGGATGTTGGGCGGAGTTATCTTGTGAACCGAGTAATGGACCATATTCAGAGTCGGATTGTTTACTACCTCATGAATATCCACGTAACTCCTCGTTCCATCTACCTCTGTCGCCATGGTGAAAGTGAACTAAATCTAAAGGGAAGAATAGGAGGAGACACAGGGCTGTCTCGTAGGGGGAAAGAG TTTGCCAAAAGTTTGGCACAGTTCATTAATGAGCAAAACATCAAAGATCTGAAAGTATGGACAAGCCAGATGAAAAGGACCATTCAGACTGCAGAGGCTTTGGGAGTGCCTTATGAACAGTGGAAAGTTTTGAACGAAATAGACGCG GGAGTCTGTGAAGAAATGACATATGAAGAAATTCAGGAAAACTATCCATTGGAATTTGCTTTGAGAGACCAGGACAAATACAGATATAGATATCCTAAGGGGGAG tCTTACGAAGATCTTGTTCAGAGGTTGGAACCAGTAATTATGGAGCTGGAAAGACAGGAAAATGTGCTTGTAATCTGTCACCAAGCTGTTATGCGCTGTCTGCTTGCTTACTTTTTGGACAAGCCTGCAG AGCAACTACCTTATCTCAAGTGCCCACTTCATACTGTCTTAAAGCTAACCCCAGTGGCTTATG GTTGCAAGGTGGAATCTATATTTCTGAATGTTGAAGCTGTAAATACGCACAGAGACAAACCACAG aatGTATGTGTTAGCCGCTCTCGAGAAGAAGCTTTGAGGACTGTACCTAATCACTTGTAG